The following are from one region of the Littorina saxatilis isolate snail1 linkage group LG2, US_GU_Lsax_2.0, whole genome shotgun sequence genome:
- the LOC138960065 gene encoding lysosomal proton-coupled steroid conjugate and bile acid symporter SLC46A3-like yields MDTSNTTNTTNTTNTSNVSINTERTDIDGDSIHNISTNANGSCNATNRDSVSSKENSTIDTIDTDTNKNANISRPNDNTNITTKGNRGKDGPTNTSRQNDNTNRTTKGNSESKAHNDDSDDDDELDVSREKTRALKLALLDIVPGLMGSASSFGIGYIIRYLGFFYTLVIAISLKAVLLVFAFCFITETGEQRKSPGFIAPLRIFVKAARDPQKRITLLLVYLAVMFSAIAINDEFVVLPTYQMSPPFCFSSIQLGWYGGAVSFKGVLSLPMLWLFRRLRLSESVIAGLGVASNGAGALLLSIVRESWVFFAVPFISIPGALTKAMAKTLTSRLIGRSALASTFALIAIIQEVFWFLGTNASTYLYQSYVDTVPTAPFFLASAAFWVSAFLYCAQTCYQRRQPLPTGEVLTTVS; encoded by the exons ATGGATACCTCgaacaccaccaacaccaccaacaccactaACACCAGCAATGTTAGTATCAACACCGAGAGAACAGACATTGACGGCGACTCCATTCATAATATCAGCACCAATGCGAACGGCAGCTGTAACGCAACAAACAGAGATTCAGTTAGTTCCAAAGAGAACTCAACGATAGACACTatagacactgacacaaacaagaATGCAAATATCAGCAGACCAAACGACAACACCAACATAACGACGAAAGGCAACAGAGGCAAAGATGGGCCTACAAATACAAGCAGACAAAACGACAACACCAACAGAACGACGAAAGGCAACAGCGAATCTAAAGCTCACAACGACGATAGCGATGACGATGATGAGTTGGACGTGTCGCGAGAGAAGACACGCGCGTTGAAGCTAGCCTTACTGGACATAGTCCCTGGGTTGATGGGCAGCGCTAGTTCCTTTGGCATCGGCTACATCATTCGCTACCTCGGCTTCTTCTACACGCTGGTTATCGCCATATCGCTCAAGGCTGTCCTGCTTGTCTTTGCTTTCTGCTTCATCACCGAGACTGGCGAGCAGAGAAAGAGTCCTGGCTTTATCGCTCCATTGAG AATCTTCGTGAAGGCAGCAAGGGATCCCCAGAAGCGAATCACCCTGCTACTCGTCTACCTTGCGGTGATGTTTAGTGCTATCGCCATCAACGATGAATTTGTCGTATTACCCACGTACCAGATGAGTCCCCCCTTCTGCTTCTCCTCAATCCAGCTCGGCTGGTACGGAGGGGCGGTCAGCTTCAAGGGCGTCCTCAGTCTGCCCATGCTGTGGCTCTTCAGGAGGCTACGGCTGAGTGAATCCGTGATTGCTGGGCTAGGCGTGGCCAGTAACGGAGCTGGGGCGTTGCTGTTATCCATCGTACGCGAGTCGTGGGTCTTCTTCGCTG TTCCATTCATCTCGATTCCTGGAGCTCTGACTAAAGCCATGGCTAAGACTCTCACATCACGGCTAATAGGCCGGAGTGCTCTGG CCTCGACCTTCGCGCTGATAGCCATCATCCAAGAGGTGTTCTGGTTCCTGGGAACCAACGCCAGTACCTACCTGTACCAGAGTTACGTGGACACCGTCCCCACCGCGCCTTTCTTCCTGGCTTCGGCCGCTTTCTGGGTGTCCGCCTTCCTCTACTG tgcacagacctgttaCCAGAGACGCCAGCCCCTGCCCACTGGGGAGGTGTTGACCACAGTCTCCTGA